CTTCTTTGGAGGAGCTTAACCAAAGATTCTGGCGGTGGTTGGAGGAAGATTACCATCGCAAAAAACACTCCTCCTTGGACATGCCTCCCTTGGATATGTACTTATCTCAGACAAGCAGAGTTCGCATGGTGGACGATCCCGGCTCTTTGGATAAACTCTTTTTGAAACGGGTCCAAAGAAAGGTTAAGCACGATGGCACGGTGTCTATCAACAGCCGGCTTTTTGAGTTGCCTCCCCGATTTGTTGGCCAGAGGGTAGAATTACGTTTTGATGATACGGGTGTTTATATCTATGAGAACGGTGTACAGGTGGCCACAGCGGCACCTGTTAACTTTGCCGATAACGCTAAGGTCAAACGGGCTCTATCTTTTCGGGAATTTTCTCCTAAGAAGGAGGAGGAAAGTTGATGTATAAGGCTTTTTATTCTCTTTCCCAGGAACCCTTCAAAAAGGGTTTAAAAACAGCTGATTCCTTTGCTTCTGCAGCTTTTGCTGAAGCCCGGGCACGGCTGGATTATCTTAAAAAGATAAACGGCATGGGACTTTTAGTCGGGGAACCGGGTGCCGGAAAGACTTTTGCCCTAAGAGCTTTTGCCGATTCTTTGAATCCTTCTTTGTATAAGGTGATTTATTTCCCTCTTTCCACAGGTACGGTGATGGACTTTTTCCGGGGCCTTGTCATAGGCCTCGGGGAAGAACCCAAGTTTCGCAAGGTGGATTTGTTTCACCAAATTCAAAGGGCTGTGCTGGTGTTTTACCGGGAGAGGAGAATTACACCAGTTTTCATCCTGGATGAGATGCAGCTGGCCAAAGACATATTCCTACATGATCTAAGTATTATTTACAATTTTGGTATGGACTCGGAAAACCCTTTTATACTGATCATTTCTGGTCTCCCACATATGCAGGACAAGCTGTCTTTAAATCATAACCGACCTTTGTCTCAGCGCTTGGTAATGCGTTACAAGATAGAACCCCTAGAAAGGGATGAGGTGGCCGGTTACATCCAGCATCATATGAACTTGGCCG
This is a stretch of genomic DNA from Bacillota bacterium. It encodes these proteins:
- a CDS encoding AAA family ATPase, which translates into the protein MYKAFYSLSQEPFKKGLKTADSFASAAFAEARARLDYLKKINGMGLLVGEPGAGKTFALRAFADSLNPSLYKVIYFPLSTGTVMDFFRGLVIGLGEEPKFRKVDLFHQIQRAVLVFYRERRITPVFILDEMQLAKDIFLHDLSIIYNFGMDSENPFILIISGLPHMQDKLSLNHNRPLSQRLVMRYKIEPLERDEVAGYIQHHMNLAGAKHDIFSDVAMGAIASHSRGWPRLVNNLATHCLLCGCQAKKELIDEEVVRLAVQEMGL